The following are encoded together in the Aerococcus mictus genome:
- a CDS encoding transglycosylase domain-containing protein codes for MIKRLLGYVLVLGLLSLALAMGVASGFFLGLTEDLPNPSPEEMASQIQNLEEVSTLTYNDGSLIDEVRSDLVRKNVQLEEISPQIVHGLVATEDEHFFKHHGVVPSAILRAIVSQVLGGSSSGGSTITQQLVKQRFLSNEVSFERKAKEMLLANRLENYFSKEQILESYLNTSPFGRNNKGENIAGIEAAAEGIFGKSADQVNLPQAAFLVGMPQNPYNYTPYDSEGQLKSPEALNYGVERMQEVLDRMRLENYISQEDYEKAKNYDIKSDFIQADSQVDEADSSTGQKNTYLYQQVEKQSLKLLMQRFMAMDGVSEEDIQADDNLRSEYQQRADSYYRNGGLTVKTTVDPNIYQLLNQTVANQAGSLGQTYMTSQNNPETGESEAIPLPVQTGNVLIENASGRILGFVGGIDFDQNQVDHAFDMRRSPGSMFKPLLTYGPAIQEGLAFPSTLIADTPIRIQQADGSYYEPSNYGNNISNQLVTFRHALANSLNNPTIYLYQHLLKHGVDIQAYVDRLGLDQAVTENEVKDNVALSIGGTQTGPTVVELAAAFATFANGGQSISPYLIESISDSNGNFIYQHQNYQEPVFDKESSDIMIDVLKDTHRTGTFQPYSGGLNAFSDIYMKTGTSEDFNDHWIGGSSPRITLMSWIGYDNTYQRHTLNDDGNASFANPVERHAKHWLSLLNQLNNYDPQMMGSSETFTPSQQLIRQKVVKETGTLPGSFTGPYNTQYRIPISQASEEGLFPNQAAIPKAQFDFAIGASLEEQVHALEPYRIKNNSQVNQKVNEILDLYEQVHQKED; via the coding sequence AGCTAGCGGATTTTTCTTAGGATTAACCGAAGACCTTCCCAACCCCTCCCCTGAGGAAATGGCTAGCCAAATTCAAAACTTGGAAGAAGTCTCGACCCTCACCTACAATGACGGTTCCCTGATCGATGAAGTCCGCAGTGACCTAGTGAGAAAGAATGTTCAATTAGAAGAGATTTCGCCACAGATTGTTCACGGCCTAGTGGCTACTGAAGATGAACACTTTTTTAAACACCATGGTGTAGTCCCCAGTGCGATCCTGCGTGCAATCGTCTCCCAAGTCCTGGGCGGGTCTTCTTCAGGCGGGTCAACCATTACCCAGCAATTGGTCAAGCAACGCTTCTTATCTAACGAAGTCTCCTTTGAACGGAAGGCTAAAGAAATGCTCTTAGCCAACCGTTTAGAAAATTATTTTTCTAAGGAACAAATCCTGGAATCCTATCTTAATACCTCTCCTTTTGGTCGTAACAATAAGGGCGAAAATATTGCTGGTATTGAGGCAGCTGCTGAAGGTATCTTTGGCAAAAGCGCCGACCAAGTTAACTTACCTCAGGCCGCCTTTTTAGTAGGGATGCCCCAAAATCCCTATAACTATACTCCCTATGATAGCGAGGGCCAATTAAAATCCCCAGAAGCCCTTAATTACGGGGTAGAACGGATGCAGGAAGTCCTCGACCGGATGCGCTTAGAAAATTATATTAGTCAGGAAGACTACGAAAAAGCTAAAAACTACGATATAAAAAGTGACTTTATCCAGGCCGACAGCCAAGTTGATGAGGCTGATTCAAGCACTGGGCAAAAGAATACTTATCTCTACCAACAAGTGGAAAAGCAAAGCCTTAAACTCCTCATGCAGCGTTTTATGGCCATGGATGGAGTCAGTGAAGAAGATATTCAAGCCGATGACAACCTACGTAGTGAATACCAACAACGGGCCGATTCTTATTACCGTAATGGCGGCCTAACCGTTAAGACCACAGTTGATCCTAATATCTATCAGCTTCTCAACCAAACGGTCGCCAATCAAGCTGGTTCCCTGGGACAAACTTATATGACCTCTCAAAATAATCCAGAAACCGGTGAAAGCGAAGCCATCCCCCTCCCTGTCCAAACCGGCAATGTCCTTATCGAAAATGCTAGCGGAAGAATCTTAGGCTTTGTTGGAGGGATTGACTTCGACCAAAACCAAGTGGACCATGCCTTTGACATGCGACGGTCACCAGGTTCCATGTTCAAGCCCTTGCTGACTTATGGACCAGCTATCCAAGAGGGTTTAGCCTTTCCAAGTACCCTAATCGCTGATACCCCTATTCGTATCCAGCAAGCCGATGGGTCTTACTATGAACCGTCCAACTATGGAAATAATATCTCCAATCAGTTGGTGACCTTCCGCCATGCCCTAGCCAATTCCTTGAATAACCCGACCATTTATCTCTACCAACACCTTTTAAAACATGGTGTCGATATCCAAGCTTATGTCGATCGTTTAGGCCTAGACCAAGCCGTTACGGAAAATGAAGTCAAGGATAATGTCGCCCTATCCATTGGAGGAACCCAAACAGGCCCGACTGTCGTTGAATTAGCGGCCGCTTTTGCGACTTTTGCTAACGGCGGCCAAAGCATCAGCCCTTACCTCATTGAAAGCATTTCTGATAGTAATGGGAACTTTATTTATCAACATCAAAACTACCAAGAACCTGTCTTTGATAAAGAAAGCAGTGATATCATGATTGATGTCTTGAAAGATACCCATCGGACCGGGACTTTCCAACCATATAGTGGCGGTTTGAATGCTTTTTCGGATATCTATATGAAAACAGGGACCTCAGAGGATTTCAATGACCATTGGATTGGAGGCTCAAGCCCAAGGATTACGCTCATGTCATGGATTGGATACGATAATACTTACCAGCGCCATACCTTAAATGATGACGGCAATGCCAGTTTTGCCAATCCGGTAGAACGCCACGCTAAACACTGGCTGAGCTTGCTCAATCAGTTGAATAACTATGATCCGCAAATGATGGGCTCTAGTGAGACTTTCACCCCTTCCCAGCAACTAATCCGCCAAAAAGTTGTCAAAGAAACCGGAACACTCCCCGGCAGCTTTACGGGGCCTTACAATACCCAATACCGAATTCCGATCAGTCAAGCTAGTGAAGAAGGGCTCTTTCCTAATCAAGCTGCTATCCCCAAGGCTCAATTTGACTTTGCCATTGGAGCCAGCTTAGAAGAACAAGTCCATGCCCTAGAACCCTATCGAATCAAAAATAACAGTCAAGTCAACCAAAAAGTCAATGAAATCTTAGACCTCTATGAACAAGTTCATCAAAAAGAGGACTAA
- a CDS encoding ABC transporter ATP-binding protein, producing MSQVLKLNNINKTFNPGTLDAFHALKGIDLSVNQGDFITIVGGNGAGKSTLLNAIAGTFALDSGEIFLEEKDITTKSEEERAGSISRVFQDPKMGTAPRMTVAENLALAAKRGQKRGLSMAITNDKEAYFSQTLSQIGLGLENRLNAEMGKLSGGQRQSIALLMATIVKPKLLLLDEHTAALDPKTSRRILELTNQQVQEEKLTALMITHNLQDALTYGNRMILLHHGEIIRDFTQEEKENLSSQELYTIMEDLV from the coding sequence ATGAGTCAAGTATTAAAGCTTAATAACATCAATAAAACCTTTAATCCCGGAACCCTGGATGCTTTTCATGCTTTGAAAGGCATTGACCTTTCAGTGAATCAAGGCGACTTCATTACCATTGTTGGGGGGAATGGTGCGGGGAAATCCACCTTACTCAATGCCATTGCTGGGACCTTTGCCTTAGATAGTGGCGAAATCTTCTTGGAGGAAAAGGATATTACCACTAAGAGTGAAGAAGAGCGGGCAGGGTCGATTTCCCGGGTCTTCCAAGATCCTAAAATGGGAACCGCTCCGCGGATGACCGTCGCTGAAAACCTGGCTCTGGCTGCTAAACGAGGGCAAAAGCGGGGCTTGAGTATGGCTATTACTAATGACAAAGAGGCCTATTTCAGCCAAACTCTATCGCAAATTGGCCTGGGTCTTGAAAACCGTTTGAATGCTGAAATGGGTAAATTATCCGGTGGACAACGCCAATCCATTGCCTTATTAATGGCTACTATCGTTAAGCCCAAACTCCTATTGTTGGATGAACACACGGCAGCTTTGGACCCTAAGACCTCACGTAGGATTTTAGAGCTCACCAACCAACAAGTGCAAGAAGAAAAACTCACCGCCCTAATGATCACCCACAACTTACAAGATGCCCTAACCTATGGCAATCGGATGATCTTACTCCATCACGGAGAAATAATCCGCGACTTCACCCAAGAAGAAAAAGAAAACCTATCCAGCCAAGAACTCTACACAATCATGGAAGACTTGGTATAA